ATCTGAACTCTTGTGGCCACCGTAGAAACGATATCTCTCTTCAGCAGCTGTTCATAACAAAAACTTTAACTACAACTAGTcgacaaattattttaaattacgCATTTTGTCAGCTTGTGACAAAAGCATCACCTTCTCAGCCAGTTTAGCTTTTGGTTTGTTGCTGTGAAGGAAAGCTCTGCTGTGGATCGCTCCACTGACCGACACGCAGCCTCCGCACCGCTGGACCACATCTGCTGCCGTCTGCACGTCCTACAACACAGACGAAGTTCAGGTAAAGGACCCAATATCACTTTACACAGAATCTCATTAGGGGATTATAAGGTGACTTtataataaagctttttttagaCATCTCTACCAGGAGTGCAGACAAATGTGGCTGATGCTGTGCATTTCTTACCGGTGTGATGAGCAACTGAGCTGAGATGGTCTGTCTCACATTCTTCTTCTAGAGGGAAACAAAGtagataaaaaatatacatatatacttTTCTCTTTTACACATAATGTGACATTATACATCCCAAAAGATGCACAgaggtttgtttgttgttctagAGTTTTCTGCTGAGTGTTAATTTCTAATTAATCATCATAGAATAGGTGGACTTCACTTGTTAGCAGGTtcttattataaaacaaatggTAGATATGCCAGgcattttacattgtttttatatccatgtataaaatgcattaaagatgATGTTTACACAACCTGTCCTGCTTTGAGCTCTGAGTCCTCTGGCAGCTTCCTTCCCTCAATGAGACAAACCCCCCTTTCAATCTGCTGCGCCCAAACTTTCAGCTCCCcctgaaacaaacaagaagCTAAAACCAGTTCCACTCAAGCTgctgtctgaaatgtttcatgaatcAGAGTGGGTGTTTTTTATACCTTAAGGCAATCCCCCATGTTTCTTGTGAAGGCCATGTTTTCTGGGAGTGGTACCATCAGGTCTACACTCAGACAACAGGACACCGTAGCCCAGGAAGAACACACACCTGACTGGTACTTCCAGTCTGCTGGTTTGGCCATactctgaggaaaaacaaaaaataaataaaataactcagCGGATCAAAATTTACAATTCCACTACCCTGCATTAAATTTAAACTGAGCTAAGgctaaacataaaaagaagaagcagtGAACAAAAAACTTAATCACTATATTTTGAAGCATTAACTACGTATTGAAACGTACACATTTATAGAAGGAGAACACAGTGTAGCACCTGCAGATCgaagacattttaagacaaaatacacacaaaccTTGGGGTCTTTGACGTCAAACGTTCTGCAGACAGTTCTGATGGTAGACGTTAAAGAGAGACCATCACACAGTGTGAGGTAGAGACAACATCACGGCTGTGGGAAAAAGGATACTTCCTGGTTTTGGGGTTGACATGCAGCGTGACGCAGTCTGTTACATCATCATCAGCGGGCGTCCAGAGCCGCTCCGAGGAGATCAGGTTCTCCACCGAAAACACCAACTacccaaacaaacacacacagagagctcTCAGACTCTTGGGGCTCATGGGTCAACTGTAATTTCCACAGTGGCAGATTAATAAGGTTATATCTTATCTTATAAGTCTATAAAGTTGACTATTTAGTATTTAACATGACTTGACATCATTTCCcaacacacaaaacattaaacGATGTCAacgattaatcattttaaagcacagattttaaatatacacAAGACATCGTTTCTGAAACCGATTTAAAAATGTAGCCTCATGACATCCATCcaaattattgaataatttcagttccttttttcaaccacttttttaaaaaaaatctaccaaatTATGTATTTGGGACAAATATCCTATTAAACCGTAACATCAGAAGTAGCTGTCATTAACAAAAATAAGCTCACACACTCTACTTTTTGGATTACAAAAACACCAACTatccaaacaaacacacacagagagctcTCAGACTCTCAGACCATATCTTGGCTTGATAGGTCAACTGTAATTTCCATGGTGGAGGATTAATAAGGTTATATCTCATCTTGTAAATATCTTTTAGGTCTATAAAGTTGACCATTTCCAGctattttcacatgtttttaaaatatgtgcaaTGTCCCATTACCTGTCGGAGTGTGGTTAGAGTTTCCTTGGCATCACTCTCACTGATTAGAAAAACTCCCAACACAGACAAGCCTCCAGGCAGCATCCTGGACACCTGGAAGCAATCGACAAAGGCTTGCTGTTTAAAGCTGGCAACACTGGCAAGTATTCAGACAGACTTCTCCGTATTGCATATTGTGATGCCTCTGGAACTGATTCATATtttatgaacacattttttaattccttTCATGCAAAAGCCTTCAAAACATCTACAAGTGCAGTGGCTGAGTGTGAATCTTTTTACTTACTTGTCGTGCGTGCTCAGACACCCACTCTTTGTCCACCGACTTCCCACCATCTGAAGACTCATTGTTTTGGGGTGTTCTTGTTGCCATAACAACAAAATCCCTTTGGACCAtgctctgaaacatttagtaCATGACTTGATATCATTTTCCAACACACAAAATATGCtcacaaaatattaaactatgtcaatgattaatcattttaaagtaCAGATTTTAACTATACACAGGACATTATCTctgaaacagatttaaaaatttgGCCCCTTGACATCCAAGCACCACTCTGTATTCTTAACAAAAGATTTCAGTtcaaccattttaaaaaaaaatctaccaaatTATGAATTTGAGACAAAAATCCTATTAAACTGTAACATGAAAAGTAGCTGTcattaacaaaaataagcaCACAAATTGTACTTGTTGGATTACAAAAATATGGTATCTAAGGAAGCAGTATTCGTGtgtcagaatggcccagtcaaagttcaaaccaaAATCGAACTGAGATTCTGTGGAGATATTACAATTTCTTTTCAcgtttaaatatttagtttctagATGTGCTTAGCTGGTAGAGACTGCTCCACTTCGCAAATATCCAAAATTTAGTGCTGATCTACCACAAAACTGCGctaagaaatgttaaaataagtATGAAGAAGGGCAATGTATGTGCAAGTGCAAAGACCCACCTGTCCAATAAGCAGACCTGTGACTGGACCTGCTAGCTGTGAACATAGTCTGGACAGATATCCCTCCACATCATCTTCAACAATATAGCTCCGACCCATactgtgaaagaaagaaaagttataTAAAGTCACgagctttaatattttgtgtttgttggtttGCCGTGGGAAAGACATGTGGAGGACTGGAACAGCACTAAAATAGACAAACAGACCAATAAATAAGACAAAggtttaaatttgaaataaaaccaaccCTTTAGTCACTGAAGGGTGAAACAATTACGTGAAACAAAACTCAAGCTCGTCGATTATAAGAACCTGGTTGTGTATCTTACTAGCTAGTCAGTTTTTCCTGCTACATTTATATGTAATGGTTTTGCCCgattgcaaataaaaaagaaccTACAGGTTTCAGTTCAATAAATTTCACATTGTATATAAAATTCCTCATAGAAGCAAATGTGAAATGTGTACAAACCTGAAAGCTAAAATAATCACTTCTGACAGCTGGCTGTGGTTCGTCAGcaaagcaaaaggagaaaagaaactacaaattcAACAATTGTTTTGTGACATATATCCGTCGCATATTTATATCGTCATGAATGGCTCAAAGTATTTTGTTAAGTTAGACCTAAAATTAAAGAAGCACTTCCgtgttttcttcaaaataagactCAAAAGCTTTGTTTTATCCCATAGGACTGACGGAGTTATGAACCTAAAAAGTCCCGCTTTAAAGCataaacaactaaaaaacaactaaagtaaTGTCGATGTCAACACATGTGCTTATTATTAACggtaaaaaataattcatttcacacaaaaagttttattttgaaagtttaagTTGTATTTCCTGTATCATATATTAACGTAGCTTCAGACTTCCGTCGTCCGTACTCTTCAGTTTTGGTGATAGAATACACTCCAGGACTACAGTTAAGGACTTTGGCGTCCAGTTATTTCTTTCGTTTTTGGGGAGGAGTTGGTGAAGATGGCGGTCGTCTTGCTGCAGGCCCTAGAGCGGACAGAGTTGAACAAACTCCCGAAAGGCGTCCAAAACAAGCTGGAGAAGTTTGTAGCAGACCTGCAGAATGCTAACGAGGCGCTAAAGACGCAGCATGAGCGGTTCAAAGCAGACAGTGGTGAGTAACATCCGCCTAGCCACTATTGTAATTCACTGTTATTAGTGTTAAAATGGCATAAACCAGTTGTAGACAACTCCTGACTGCTAGAATGTCTTTATTTGTGTCGTTCGATGTACAAACTAGTCCATTTTTGGATAAAAATCACCCTTCTGTGCTAGCTGCGGTGCCATGCTAAAAGCTAACTTCGGCGGTGGAGAGGGATTCCCACAGGCTTAGAAAACAGCTTCTGATTACACGATGCTTAGGAATCTTCTGTTTGAAGgccaaaatcacaaaataatgcaaaatattcTACAATAGTTCTTTGATCTTTGTACACTATATCAGTATAAACGctcaagagagagagaaaaaaaacatagtacTAATTCTAGATGAGATTTTGTGCGGGGGATTTCATTCATGCTTCATGAAAACACTTAAGTCTTATTGtgtctaatatatatatatatatatatatatatatatatatatatatatatatatatatatataacagtgACTGGTACTGAACTACACAGACGGCACCCTACAGACTATCGTAACACACGGTGGTGTAGAAAAAAGTGTCTTTgctaaagattaaataaataatgtgtaAATCAGAAATCATTGTCAACATCATAAATTGTGACAAAAGCAGCCATATACATTCATTTTCACTCTGTCACAAATTTAAAGTGTTAATAATATTCCTTTAAGCAATTTACACATTCTCTGTCAAcatttttccacagaaaaaattagttttatattCTTTTGTATCCCTGCTTATCTGCTGAATATTTTGTCCCTGCAGAGCAACGATACTTTGACTTTGAGAAACAACTGACCAACAGCCAAGAACAGATCCTTTCTGCCACAAACGACCTGCGGATCCTGAAAGAGGAGAATAAAAAACTAAGTGAGTTCTCATCTATTTATTATATAACCAATGAATCGGTTTCCTTACGTTGCTGAATGTTTGATCTGAATGTGTCTCTTTGTGCAGATGAAGAGCTGAGCTCTTTGAAAGGAATAGAGGATGAGAccagtgaagaaaaacaaccacaacaGGTAAAGGAAATGAACAGTTCCTAAACCTAATTTTATCCTCGGCCTGGTTGGTACTACCGTAATAGCTGGTTAATTTGCTGGATGTGACAGATCTGCTCCTAAATATGAttaacataatttattatttcattcaaAGTTATGTGATCTATTCTTATctctattttacatttattttctaacctTTTTGTCAGTATGAATTAATTATTCCAAGAATATATCTATTTTAAAcctaaaatgaaattaattacataaatatttatttaaaaacataggTCCAGCAAGGTACATTCAGTGTGTGGATAATGTGGGTCATTATGCAGGTCATTATGCAAATACAGTCAGACACAATTATCTATGGTCAGATGACACTTGAATGTACatcaaatgtttgaatttgGTCAAATGAAGCTTTATTATACACAAACATGATTGTGTTAAATTCGTGTTTTTAAGGGTTTTTGTTAGATCAATAAGGTCgttcaaattttttgttttaatcactgAAATAATAACAAATGAGATTTTTCACTATTGTTATAGTactgcatctgtgtattttttaaattttaaatttttgtttttttgcagcaaaCCAAGGCAAAGTATGAAATTGAGGCGGAGAAGAGAGAACTGGAGAGGCTGCTGGAGAAGAGAACGCAGGAGCTGGAGAACCTGACAGGTAACTTTGTTATTTAGGTCCTCATTGAAATATTACAGAGCTCCTAATAAAGCCGTATTAATGTGCTAATACGGCTTGATctccattatttttttagagatGTTTTCTCATctcaagtttttgtttgtagctGCAGAAGACTTGCCTTATTTCTTCTAAATTtgtgacatttgtgtttttagaggACATGAAACGTCTGAATGAGAAGCTGACTGACACCAACAAACTAAAGATGGAGTTCCAGCTAAAGCTGGATGAAATACAGTCATCGACAGCCTCTGTGCAGGTCTGATAGCTTTTCTTCCGGTTCACAATGATGTACCATACTACCTCATTCtgttctgtcacataaaatcccctcGATGGCTTAAGGATATTAATGCTTTTACAAGGCAGTATACGAAGCCAAAGAGGGAGTTTTCCTTCTAAAAGATAGTATATCACTGTAATTGTAGCACCGAGAGAAACGAATGGAGCAGGAGAAAGAGCTGCTGGAGAAGAAAGTTGATTGGTTAACTGCAGAGCTGTCGACCAAAACTGAGGAGTTACTGAACACCAACAGAGAGAAGGGGAAGGAGATACTGGAGCTGCAGGGCAGTCTGCAGAGCAGCAACGAGCAGGTGGACAAACCTCTAAACACAACTGGGGATGAAAACACTGATATACTGCAGGCTTCTATGTTAGGgtgggttttgttgttttgtttagcttCTTAATGTCTTGTAATATTTCTCTTCAATAGGTGAGCAGACTTGAAAGTCAGCTCAGTTCTCTGAAAGAACTCGGCGAAAGCCAAAGTAAAAGAGCCGAAGATCTCAATAACAAACTGAAACAGGTAATTGGTCCTAGTCCTATATATGTACACTTATTTTAAAAGAGTCCCCTCTTATGTCTTGTATCTTGCTTTTACCATCTGTCCCTCAAGGCAAAGGATGAACAGGTTGCTATGGAGGAGAAATACCGTGTTGAGCTCAACGCTCATGTCAAGTTATCATCACTCTATAAGGTCAGAACCACTTAAATCTTAAAGCTCTTAATTACTGATcactgattattaaaaaaagaaaactcaatgTGGGGTACGTCCTTCGGCAGGGTGCAGCGACTGACATGGAGGCAAAGAACCAGGAGCTCAGCAGAGCAGTGGAGGAGCTTAGCAAGCTGGTCAGAGAGACAGGAGAAGGTAGAACctctgagtattttttttttactttagctttCCATATGCCATTCATCTCTGATAACCTGTGACTGACCGATGTTTCAACTTTTCAGCTAACAAGGGTCTGGAGAAGAAAGTTTCCGATGCTGAAGAGCAAAAGGTACGAGTTGAGGCAGAACTTAGAgagaagataaagaaaatggAGAAGGAACTGGAAAATGCAACGATGAAGGCTGCCGGAAAAAACTGCTGTATGAATATTCACTCACACACTTTGCAGATGCCCATCTTCATTCTGTTGAAGGTGGAGTGTAGCGATGCTAATTTTAGTGCtaatgttctgtgttttcctcgTGCAGGCGGGTCTTCTTTGACAGAAGAACAGCTGGACTCCATGTGTCCATCAGCGGCTGCCATCGCTGCAATTGTCAAGCCTGGCATGAAATTTTTCGATGTAAGAAATAAAGCCCATTAACCGAAGTtgattttgtacagttttgacttaattactgctctagTTAATCCCCTACAAAATTAGCTtacgattatttcagtaatcgattaatcgttgcAGCCCTAGTTTGGCTGGAAATCAacatacatttctttatttgcaaGCACAGAGAGAGTTTGGAGTCGAGTTTTCTGAGTAAAACATTCCCCTTCTGTGTTTCCCTTAGCTATATAATGCATATGCAGAGTGCCAGACCCAGCTGCAGCTTGAGAAGCAGGAGACGAGGAGGGTGAGCAAAGTCCTTGATGAAATAGTGCAGGAGGTGGAGTCCAAAGCTCCTGTGCTCAAGCGACAGAGAGAGGAGTATGAGAGCATGCAGAGGTCAATGGCTTCCCTATGCAACAAACTGGAACAAGCTCGAACGGTGCGTCAAGTTATTTGCCTATGAATTTATTCACTTAGTGGCATTAAGTAATGTCTTTCATAAATGGGAAAACATCTTATGCCACCAGGAGATCTACAGtctgcaaaaagagaaagatgaagCCAAGCAGAGCTACGACGccatggagagagagaaactaAAGGCTGAGAGGCAACTAGAGGATTCATCTTCACAGGTATCAGATATTCAGTGTCAATTCATAGCAGTAACCCGGATCTGGAGTTTAACGCGTTAACCTGCCTGGCTCAGCTGTGCAATCTCCTGGTCGAGTTGGAAGAAGCGCGCGGCAATCGGGTGTCCAAAGACGATGGCAGCTCCTCCGATATTTCCAGCACCTCGGAGGTGAACAGCTCGAGCCAGCTGTCGTTCCGCAGCGTGATGGAGctccagaaacagaaccaaagcCTGCTGGGAAGACTatgggagctggaggaggagaagagcaGGGAGCGGTCCAGGGAGGAAAACGCACGGTAAGAAATCCTGTCagtaggttttattttattggaagtGTTTCACAAACGTTCTAGAAGAAAAGGCCTTCTTCTCTTCTTATCATCTTTTATCTCTGGTTGTAGCATAACAGAGTTGGAGTCTGTTGTGGATAAACTACAGAaggaggtggagcagctgaGAGAGCAGAGGAACCAGCAGAAACAGCTGGCCGACTCCAACGCTAGGCAGAGAGACATGTTCAAGGCTCTGCTGACTCAGAGCACCGGCTTCAGCTTGCCTCCTCAAGGTGACACCAGAGCTCTGATAGAAATATCCATTATTGTCCCTCAGTGAGGCGACTTATTGTACAGAGAAAGGGACAGACAAATGGAAGCATGTAGTCacaggaaaatataaaattagaaaatgtacaGAAAGGGCAATTTTACAACTGGATGCGTCCGATTAACAGAATGAGGtcataatttcttgtttttgttgacaGGTCAGGAGTTGATTCTCCGTCCTTCCGCCCCAGCTACTCGCTCCACTCCTCAGAGAGCCGCTGCCGCAGAGTCCAGCCAGACCGTTCACACAAAAGCTGCTCTGAAACAGGTTCGCGTTTTCATTGGTTATTTCcctcattttgttattttaacacGGTGAATGAATTTCAGAAATCTCATCCCAGTCTCCTCtctgaaagtaaatctgttcaCTTCCAGCTCAACGACGCTTTTACTTTATATAAGAAGGAAAAGGCTGAGAATGACCGGATGCTGAATGAAACTAATGACCGATTGCAGAAGCAGCTGGCAGAGCTCCGCTCCAGCCACGCCAGACTCACTTCTCAGCTGGACTTCAGTAACAAgaggtttgggttttttttcttatagtaAGCAACAAAACTATCCTGTTTCTGTCCTCAACTCCTGAGATATGTGTGCATCTATTTGTCCAGGTATGAGATTCTTCAGGAAACTGTGTCAGCTTACCGCAGAGAGATCAGCGCACTGCAGAAGAGCAACCAAACAATGACCGCCACAGTTCAGCGGTATGAGCACAACATCCATACGATGGTCCACGACCTGAGGAAGGCCAATGAAAAACTGGCACTGGAACAGGTGAGGGAGAAAAAGAATATTGGGGATATTGTTCTAAGTTTAAACATCAGATTGTATTGCACCTTGGATTCTATTTTGTTCTCTTCAGCAACAACCATTGATCATATTGGCTTTTTCGAACACTTGATTTTAGATTAATATACACCGATGTATGTCTTTAtagctttgttttattcaaaaagatTTGTTATGTTCAAATTTATGAATTCATAACCTAAAAAACCAGAGAAAGTATAAGAAAATATAACTTGAGTCACTATGGAGACTTTATTTTTAGTGTGACTCctctgaataattaaaaaaaaataatttcagcaaATTAATTGGTTTCAATTAAATCAGTACTTTTTGTATACCTACATTTGTCTTCATAAAAGGTTGAAAAATATAGCTAAATGTAGctaaaaactaacattttctttagcagaaaaaaatgttagttaCAACTTTGAAAAGGCAGATTTGACAAGACTTGgcctttatatttatatatttatatatatatatatatatatatatatatatatatatatatatatatatatatatacacacactttCATAAAGAATACAAAAGATAGTGAACTAGCCCTatcatttgtattgtttatgagagtatatattttacttttctctcATTTGACTTTGCATCcatttgttgctttcttttttttttttggtagcaAATACAGATGGCTATTTTCTAGTTGTAGTTTAATAAGACTTTACGTTTGCCAGTTTACTTTGAGATccttttcttaatttcttgAAACAGGATTTACCATACTTCATTGTTAGATTGAGTTTATATCAGTAAGTCTGGTAACTCAGAAGTTctggatttatttctttaagtcATCAGTTTATGAACCACTAACAAGGACTGCGTCTTCTTTTCCCTTCCCGTTCTGCAGGTGCGTGTGGAGAACCTGACTAAAGAGAGAGACATGTTGCGGCAGGCAGAGTGTCGACTCGATAAAGAG
This is a stretch of genomic DNA from Gambusia affinis linkage group LG12, SWU_Gaff_1.0, whole genome shotgun sequence. It encodes these proteins:
- the odr4 gene encoding protein odr-4 homolog isoform X2; translated protein: MGRSYIVEDDVEGYLSRLCSQLAGPVTGLLIGQSMVQRDFVVMATRTPQNNESSDGGKSVDKEWVSEHARQVSRMLPGGLSVLGVFLISESDAKETLTTLRQLVFSVENLISSERLWTPADDDVTDCVTLHVNPKTRKTVCRTFDVKDPKSMAKPADWKYQSGVCSSWATVSCCLSVDLMVPLPENMAFTRNMGDCLKGELKVWAQQIERGVCLIEGRKLPEDSELKAGQKKNVRQTISAQLLITPDVQTAADVVQRCGGCVSVSGAIHSRAFLHSNKPKAKLAEKLLKRDIVSTVATRVQMLLEEPQTQNEENKGRKQTEQFCLPRRVFCPVKSTGPLSVCDYQFSDEGLSEMTDRFKEMLDMDAAEEDLDATQEMIAEVIESEVTEESAEENEMLDPWRNNYIGVAMATAVALLALAASIVYLSDV
- the odr4 gene encoding protein odr-4 homolog isoform X1, with the translated sequence MGRSYIVEDDVEGYLSRLCSQLAGPVTGLLIGQSMVQRDFVVMATRTPQNNESSDGGKSVDKEWVSEHARQVSRMLPGGLSVLGVFLISESDAKETLTTLRQLVFSVENLISSERLWTPADDDVTDCVTLHVNPKTRKTVCRTFDVKDPKSMAKPADWKYQSGVCSSWATVSCCLSVDLMVPLPENMAFTRNMGDCLKGELKVWAQQIERGVCLIEGRKLPEDSELKAGQKKNVRQTISAQLLITPDVQTAADVVQRCGGCVSVSGAIHSRAFLHSNKPKAKLAEKLLKRDIVSTVATRVQMLLEEPQTQNEENKGRKQTEQFCLPRRVFCPVKSTGPLSVCDYQFSDEGLSEMTDRFKEMLDMDAAEEDLDATQEMIAEVIESEVTEEESAEENEMLDPWRNNYIGVAMATAVALLALAASIVYLSDV